The genomic window TTCTAAAAAATTAATAACGGCATCATTTACAATTTTTGGCTGATCTATAGTTAAAAAATGACCAGCATCTTTAATGATTTTTGTTTCGCTTTTTGATAAATGTTTCTGGGCTCTTTCTAAACTTTCTTCGGAATTAATAATGTCTCTGTCGCCAATTAAAACTAAAACAGGATTTTGAATAGATTCTAATTCTTTATCTGAGAATGGGAGCATTTTTAACATGCTGGAATTGGATTTTGCATATTTATTGGCCAAATAGAATTGCCTTTTGTAAATACGGCTTATGTTTTCTGGATGAGTTGAAAAAGTGTTTAATGTTTTGCTGAATTTCTTTTCGCTTGGAAAAAGTTTCAGCATTAATGCCGAAGTTGTTTTTCTTGGTTTATCAAGAAATTTGAAAGTCTGTGCTGGACTTAATAGAACAATTTTATCAATTGAATTTGGTTTTTGAACAGCTAATAGGGTCGCAATCCATCCACCGCGTGAAGCCCCAATTATATCAAATTTCTTTAATTTATAGTAAGTAAAAACTTCATTATAAAAAGCAACAATATCATCTGATGAAAGGGGTTTTGCGGTTAAGTTGGACTTATTGGGTTCCATTATAAAATCGATGGCATAAATACGATGACTTTTAGCGAAAGCTTGAATGTTGGGATACCACATGGTCGAGCTGGCATCCATTCCGTGAAGTAAAACCAGATCTTTTCCGCCTTTTGGCCCAGCCATTACAATATGTGCGGTTCCAAAACTAGTTTTTACATCTTCTTCGGTGTACGGAATGTTCCAAAGTTTGAGAGCTTTATCATAAGCAGTTTGATAATTTACTTCTTCACTTTTGGTTTTAAAAACGTAATCTTCAAATTTTGCTTTTTTTGAAGCGCAACTTGTCACTAAAAAAAGTACAATAGCTAAGCGGGAATATATTTTTAACATCGTAATAAAATTCAATTTTCAGCTTAAAGTTACGAGTAGAGTGGGCGAAAAGTGTATCAGAATTTTATTTTAAAATATCATAATTTTAAGATTTGTCGTTTTTGGAAGTCAGATAATAAATCTGAACAAATGCTAATATAGCATTCGGAATTATTACCGGCCAAAGCCATTGATTGAAATCTCTGTAATCGTTTAAAAAGATACCGTAAATGACAAAACAGATGCAGCCAAACATATTA from Flavobacterium sp. KACC 22763 includes these protein-coding regions:
- a CDS encoding alpha/beta fold hydrolase, which translates into the protein MLKIYSRLAIVLFLVTSCASKKAKFEDYVFKTKSEEVNYQTAYDKALKLWNIPYTEEDVKTSFGTAHIVMAGPKGGKDLVLLHGMDASSTMWYPNIQAFAKSHRIYAIDFIMEPNKSNLTAKPLSSDDIVAFYNEVFTYYKLKKFDIIGASRGGWIATLLAVQKPNSIDKIVLLSPAQTFKFLDKPRKTTSALMLKLFPSEKKFSKTLNTFSTHPENISRIYKRQFYLANKYAKSNSSMLKMLPFSDKELESIQNPVLVLIGDRDIINSEESLERAQKHLSKSETKIIKDAGHFLTIDQPKIVNDAVINFLE
- a CDS encoding uroporphyrinogen decarboxylase, which encodes MAEYIGYLASVFIVGGFLLKNLRAIRFINMFGCICFVIYGIFLNDYRDFNQWLWPVIIPNAILAFVQIYYLTSKNDKS